The Syntrophorhabdus sp. genomic sequence CGACGGAGAGCCTTATCGCGATGGGGTCCCTCGTCATCAACGTCGCCATCAGTCTCGTCAGGGTGCTGGCAGGCTACCTGCTGGCTGTCTGTATCGCCGTGCCTCTGGGGATCCTGATGGGATATTACGGCATGGCCTTTAGGCTCCTCAACGGCTTCGTGGCGCTTTTCAGACCCATTCCGCCGCTGGCCTGGGTACCGCTCGTGCTTGCATGGTTCGGGGTGGCAAGCCTGGCGACCCTCTTCGACGTGCAAAAGGGATTGGGCTACGTCTACCTCAATAATCTCAAGTTCTCCATGGTCTTCATCATCTTCATCGGGGCCTTCTACCCGATCCTGACGAGCACCATACACGGTGTGATGAGCGTGCGGAGCACCCTTCTGGACTCGGCGCGGGTGTTGGGGGCAAGCGAAAGAGACATCTTCCGGAAGATCCTCCTGCCCGCTTCCTCCCCGTCCATAGTCAACGGCATGCGGATAGGGCTGGGTGTGGCCTGGATGTGCCTCGTGTCCGCGGAGATGCTCCCGGGGAGCCTCTCCGGCGTCGGCTACCTCA encodes the following:
- a CDS encoding ABC transporter permease, with product MGLKSILVRAGAYVLVPCLFLVFWDIMARQLNNEVILPGVGQVTELFLKPTESLIAMGSLVINVAISLVRVLAGYLLAVCIAVPLGILMGYYGMAFRLLNGFVALFRPIPPLAWVPLVLAWFGVASLATLFDVQKGLGYVYLNNLKFSMVFIIFIGAFYPILTSTIHGVMSVRSTLLDSARVLGASERDIFRKILLPASSPSIVNGMRIGLGVAWMCLVSAEMLPGSLSGVGYLITHAYTLARTDIVIAGMISIGAIGAFLDLFFRVIENRRFAWTRLTR